A region of the Arenibacter antarcticus genome:
ATCTGCTATACAAGCCATTACAATACCCACTCCCAACATGTTAAAGGTTTACAAAAATAATACCCTTATATCTTTTAAAATTAGTAAATTCGCCCTTCGCTCAAACAACAAGCCGAATGTTTTCAAATAACTTTAAAAAATGGGACACCATCACTGGATGGTTTGTTTTTTTTATAGCCCTCACTGTTTACACAATCACAGTAGAACCCACTAGCAGCTATTGGGATGCAGGGGAATACATATCCACTTCAGCAAAACTACAGGTAGGGCATCCCCCGGGAGCCCCGCTTTTTCAAATCATTGGGGCATTTTTTGCCATGTTCGCCTTCGGACCAGAACAGGTAGCCAAGATGGTGAATTTGGTGTCGGCCGTTTCCAGTGCATTCACCATACTTTTAATGTTCTGGACCATAACCAACCTCACTAAGAAGCTAGTCGCCAAAAAGGAAGAAATCACCAATAATATGGCCACAGCCATTTTGGGAAGTGGTTTGGTAGGCTCCTTGGCCTTTACCTTTTCCGATAGTTTTTGGTTCAATGCCGCAGAGACAGAAGTATATGCCATGGCTAGTCTAATCATGGCCTTATTGCTTTGGCTTGGCCTAAAGTGGGTAGATGACCTACATAACCCCAGAGGCAATAAATGGATCGTTTTGATCTCTTTTGTTGTGGGACTTACTTTTGGAATTCAGTTTATGGGCTTTTTGGCAATACCTTCCATTGGTCTGCTCTACTATTTTAAGACCTACAAGACTACCACCATAAAAAACTTCCTTTTAGCGAACATCATAGTGGTTGCCATATTGCTAATGGTCTATAAATTCTCACTTACCTACGTACTGCAACTTTTTGGATGGAGCGAGGTGTTTTTCATCAATACTATCGGCCTACCATTCAATTCGGGAACTATAATTATGGGACTCCTATTTATTGGTGTTTTCTACATGGGACTGCGATACACAAGAAAAAATAACTATACCACAGCAAATACAATAACACTTTGCCTAATGTTTTTGTTCCTTGGTTTTTCCTCTTGGCTAATGTTGCCCATTAGGGCCAATGCCGATGTGGTAATCAATGAAAACGACCCATCCGATGCCAGATCGCTTTTGGCCTATTACAACCGGGAGCAATACCCAGGTGTGGAAAGTCCCTTTTACGGCGCCTACTATTCCAATGGCTTTGCCCCTGCCGGCGAGGAGATAGACGAAAAACCCAAATACGAAAAAGACCTTAAGTCAGGGAAATATATCATTGTCAATAAATACAAGAATGCATTACAGGGACCTAATCCCGATCATGTTGGATTTTTACCGCGCTTGTGGAGCGATCAAAATGCGGAGAATTACATGAAGTATTTTAACCCGCTTAGCTTTAAGATTAAATCGAGCTACTTGGGGAATAACGAACTACAGGAGGCCGTAAACCAATTTAAGAACGGGTATGCAAAAGGCGAAATAGACACTGCCCAATATATGCGATTTTTAAGGGAATTTAGCGAATATATAGAAGTAGTGCCTCCCACATTGATGCAAAATCTCAGTTATATGTTCCAGTTCCAGTTCAACTACATGTACTGGCGCTATTTTATGTGGAACTTCACAGGGAAGCAAGACGATATCCAAGGTCGGTATGACAATCATGGGAATTGGTTAAGCGGCATCAACTTTATAGACAATGCCAGACTGGGAAGCCAGGACAACCTTCCTAGCGATATCAAAAATAACAAAGGAAGGAATACCTACTTCTTTTTACCCCTCCTCTTAGGAATCATTGGCGTAGTTTTTCAGATCAGCAAGAATCCAAAGCAATTTTGGGCCCTGTTTGTATTTTTTATGTTTACGGGGATTGCCATCCAATTCTACACCAATCCAGGGATTTTTCAACCTAGGGAGCGCGACTATTCTCTGGTGGGGTCGTTCTATATTTTTGGGATATGGATCGGCTTGGGAGTCTACGGACTTTTTGATGAATTCAGAAAATTAATAAACCCCAAAATATTGGCCCCCGCCATTACTTTAGTATGCCTACTTGCCGTACCTGGAGTTATGGCATTCCAAAATTGGGACGATCACGACCGATCTAACAGGTATACCGCAAGATCCACAGCAATGGCCTACCTATCCTCCACACAGGAAGATGCCGGTGCCATTTTATTCACCATTGGGGACAACGACACTTTCCCGCTGTGGTACGTTCAGGAAATAGAAGGTTACCGTACAGACGTGCGGGTAGTAAATACTAGCCTTTTTGCAACGGATTGGTATATAGACCAAATGAAGATGCAAGCCTACGAAAGCGAACCCATACCCTCTCAACTTACGCACGATAAGTATAGGTTTGGCTCTAGGGATGCCATTTATTACAATGGTTTAACGGAAAACCGATGGAACATCAATGATTTTATGAATTGGGTAGATAGCGATAAGGATCAAACCAAATTCAAAAGCATCCTTCAGAAACAAGGGGCCGATCTAAGTCAGTATTCCGAAAACAATCTGGATGTGGTTTTTTATCCTACCAATAAGATTAGAATTCCCGTAAATAAGAAAAACGTATTGGAAAGCGGCTTGGTAAAGGAGAAGGATTCTGCCCTTATCGTGGATTATATCGATATTGACCTTCCTAAAAGCGCCCTTCCCAAAAACAGGATCCTAATGCTGGATATTATCGCCAACAATGATTGGAAGCGCCCTATCTATTTTTCCGGTGGAAGTTTTGATGCGGCAGAGTATATCTGGATGAAGGATTACCTACAGCTTGATGGATTGGCCTATAAATTGGTACCCATAAAAACCCAGAATAGGAACAGCTACGAAATGGGAAGAATAGATACGGACCTTATGTATGATATTGTAAAAAAATGGGAATGGGGCAACTCTGGAAGTGCAGACATTTATCATGACATTCAAACCCGTACTCAATCCTTGTCTTTCCGTGGCAATCTGGCCCGTTTGACCGAAGCACTAATCGAAGAGAATAAAATAGATAAGGCCAAGGACATCATCAATATTGCTATGGAGAATATGCCTGTGGAATATTTTGGATACTACTCTTTTGTAGAACCTTATGTGGATGGATATTTTAAGGTAGGTGAAACCGAAAAAGCAAGACAGCTTTTCAATAAACTAAAAACCATCTATCAAGAACGATTGGATTATTATGCCGGTTTACCATTTGAGCAACAACGTTTATTTTTGGACGAGATTATACCTGACTTAGAAGCTTATAGCAGAAATATAGACATCTTGATTACCAACAAAGATCAGGAAAATGCCGAAAATGAAACGAGACTCTTTAATGAATACATTGCCAAATTTGACCGCTTCTATAGGGACGATTCCGTAGAAGACCTACTACCACCGACAGAGGAACCGGAGGTTATAGATTCTACTTCCTTGGATGTTATTCCAGAGCAGGAATTGGATAGTATTCCCCTAAGTGAATAAGCGTAAGAGTTAGTCATGAACAAAAAAACCGGGAATAAATTTCCCGGTTTTTTTGTTATACGATTGAAAGTAATTAAAGGTATTCGTTGAGAATTCCAATAAGCGTATTGGCATCTTGTTCACCACTTTGTCGCCAAACCATCTCCCCTTTTTTATATATCATCAAAGTCGGCAATCCCTTTACTCTAAGGGCCTGGGAAAGCTCCTTGTTTTTATCCACGTCAATTTTTATCACCTTGCCCTTATCGCCCAAGGCAGCAGCAACATCCCTCAATACGGCATGCATCGCGGTGGACTGCTCATTCCATTCAGCGTAAAAGTC
Encoded here:
- a CDS encoding DUF2723 domain-containing protein — encoded protein: MFSNNFKKWDTITGWFVFFIALTVYTITVEPTSSYWDAGEYISTSAKLQVGHPPGAPLFQIIGAFFAMFAFGPEQVAKMVNLVSAVSSAFTILLMFWTITNLTKKLVAKKEEITNNMATAILGSGLVGSLAFTFSDSFWFNAAETEVYAMASLIMALLLWLGLKWVDDLHNPRGNKWIVLISFVVGLTFGIQFMGFLAIPSIGLLYYFKTYKTTTIKNFLLANIIVVAILLMVYKFSLTYVLQLFGWSEVFFINTIGLPFNSGTIIMGLLFIGVFYMGLRYTRKNNYTTANTITLCLMFLFLGFSSWLMLPIRANADVVINENDPSDARSLLAYYNREQYPGVESPFYGAYYSNGFAPAGEEIDEKPKYEKDLKSGKYIIVNKYKNALQGPNPDHVGFLPRLWSDQNAENYMKYFNPLSFKIKSSYLGNNELQEAVNQFKNGYAKGEIDTAQYMRFLREFSEYIEVVPPTLMQNLSYMFQFQFNYMYWRYFMWNFTGKQDDIQGRYDNHGNWLSGINFIDNARLGSQDNLPSDIKNNKGRNTYFFLPLLLGIIGVVFQISKNPKQFWALFVFFMFTGIAIQFYTNPGIFQPRERDYSLVGSFYIFGIWIGLGVYGLFDEFRKLINPKILAPAITLVCLLAVPGVMAFQNWDDHDRSNRYTARSTAMAYLSSTQEDAGAILFTIGDNDTFPLWYVQEIEGYRTDVRVVNTSLFATDWYIDQMKMQAYESEPIPSQLTHDKYRFGSRDAIYYNGLTENRWNINDFMNWVDSDKDQTKFKSILQKQGADLSQYSENNLDVVFYPTNKIRIPVNKKNVLESGLVKEKDSALIVDYIDIDLPKSALPKNRILMLDIIANNDWKRPIYFSGGSFDAAEYIWMKDYLQLDGLAYKLVPIKTQNRNSYEMGRIDTDLMYDIVKKWEWGNSGSADIYHDIQTRTQSLSFRGNLARLTEALIEENKIDKAKDIINIAMENMPVEYFGYYSFVEPYVDGYFKVGETEKARQLFNKLKTIYQERLDYYAGLPFEQQRLFLDEIIPDLEAYSRNIDILITNKDQENAENETRLFNEYIAKFDRFYRDDSVEDLLPPTEEPEVIDSTSLDVIPEQELDSIPLSE
- a CDS encoding co-chaperone YbbN, which produces MSKFGELIDVSVPVLLDFYAEWNEQSTAMHAVLRDVAAALGDKGKVIKIDVDKNKELSQALRVKGLPTLMIYKKGEMVWRQSGEQDANTLIGILNEYL